A stretch of Vigna angularis cultivar LongXiaoDou No.4 chromosome 4, ASM1680809v1, whole genome shotgun sequence DNA encodes these proteins:
- the LOC108331251 gene encoding uncharacterized protein LOC108331251 yields MQPHSPYQMANTYHTSSSSTLSPNHTPHQFHHLQHCDYPQTHHNQHSHQFFQQQPQHLGALDSSLDPQEQSTTTASFWKAFNTVLSDAKGKHQEVNENIGDLEDVYKKGRNEDASRAVMNEWEMLATETVETEGGGARRSGKRRRKKREEEKMVSFFKRLVKRVVKQQEVLQNKLVATIERMEKERAEWEEGWRRREAEIHDREALMKARERDLASKRDSSIVSSLEKITGQRFVLVSGKGHHDQLSTIHEN; encoded by the exons ATGCAGCCTCACAGTCCCTACCAAATGGCCAACACCTATCACACTTCTTCCTCATCCACTCTAAGCCCTAATCACACTCCTCaccaatttcatcatcttcaacactGCGACTATCCTCAAACTCACCACAACCAACATTCTCACCAATTCTTCCAACAACAACCCCAGCATCTGGGAGCGCTCGATTCTTCTCTCGACCCCCAAGAACAATCCACAACCACAGCATCGTTTTG GAAAGCTTTCAACACTGTGCTCTCTGATGCAAAGGGGAAGCACCAAGAGGTGAATGAGAACATCGGGGATCTTGAAGATGTGTACAAAAAGGGTCGTAACGAAGACGCATCACGTGCAGTGATGAATGAGTGGGAAATGTTAGCGACGGAAACAGTTGAGACGGAGGGCGGAGGCGCGAGGAGGAGTGGGAAAAGgaggagaaagaagagagaagaagaaaaaatggttTCGTTTTTTAAGAGGTTGGTGAAGCGTGTGGTTAAGCAGCAGGAGGTTCTGCAGAACAAATTGGTGGCGACGATTGAGCGAATGGAGAAAGAAAGAGCGGAATGGGAAGAAGGTTGGAGGCGTCGAGAAGCGGAAATTCACGATAGAGAAGCGCTTATGAAAGCACGAGAACGAGATCTGGCTTCTAAGAGAGACTCTTCCATTGTCTCCAGCTTAGAGAAAATAACCGGTCAAAGGTTCGTTCTTGTTTCTGGGAAAGGTCATCACGACCAATTATCTACCATACATGAAAATTGA
- the LOC108329860 gene encoding cytochrome P450 CYP72A616 has protein sequence MEDSMFKTMAWCFALLLFYVMISFVNTMWWRPRKIEKLLRNQGIRGTSYRFFTGDTSDMKDCIQKALSKTISLDHQIIPRVVPFMHQIVQQHGKISLCWFGRTPRLIIADAELTRSILTNTKGHFLKPPRNPLINLLSLGLSSLEGEIWSKRRRVVNSAFHLEKLKAMMPAFSISCNNMIERWEKLVEARGWYELNVCSEFHILTGDVIARTAFGSNYQEGKKIFELQKEQAILVNEALNNIYIPGYRFLPTTKNKRRYNLDIQIKAMLRDMIQKKEQAMKENKVKEHDLLSSLLQYREESGSLTTDNVIEECKLFYFAGQVTTANLLSWTMIVLSMHPNWQEKARTEVLKIFGKKTLDYEDINHLKIVSMILYEVLRLYPPLVNINKYNWCETRVGNISIPAGVELCLPLLLLHYDSNYWDEPEEFNPGRFSEGISKASKDHIAFYPFGGGSRICPGQNFAILEAKMALAFILQHFSFQLSPTYAHAPATSTITLTPQHGAPIIIRRT, from the exons ATGGAAGATAGCATGTTCAAAACTATGGCATGGTGTTTTGCCTTGCTACTTTTCTATGTCATGATTAGCTTTGTGAACACTATGTGGTGGAGACCcagaaaaattgagaaattgttGAGGAATCAAGGGATTAGAGGAACTTCATACAGGTTTTTTACTGGTGACACTTCAGACATGAAAGACTGTATCCAAAAGGCATTATCAAAAACTATCTCCCTTGACCATCAGATCATCCCTCGAGTCGTCCCTTTCATGCACCAAATCGTTCAGCAACATG GTAAGATTTCACTGTGTTGGTTTGGAAGAACACCAAGACTCATAATAGCAGATGCAGAGCTCACACGATCGATTTTAACAAACACGAAAGGGCACTTTCTGAAGCCACCACGTAACCCTCTCATCAATCTTCTATCGTTAGGATTGTCTTCGTTAGAAGGCGAAATTTGGAGCAAACGCAGAAGGGTGGTAAATTCAGCTTTCCACCTTGAGAAGTTGAAG GCAATGATGCCAGCATTTTCAATCAGCTGTAACAACATGATCGAGCGATGGGAGAAATTAGTAGAAGCTCGTGGATGGTATGAATTGAATGTTTGTTCAGAATTCCACATTCTTACTGGTGATGTGATAGCTCGAACAGCCTTTGGAAGTAACTACCAAGAGGGAAAGAAAATTTTTGAACTGCAAAAGGAGCAAGCAATCTTGGTCAACGAAGCCCTCAACAACATCTATATCCCAGGTTACAG ATTTTTACCAACCACAAAGAACAAGCGCAGGTACAACCTAGATATCCAAATCAAAGCTATGTTACGAGATATGATACAGAAGAAAGAACAGGCAATGAAAGAGAATAAAGTGAAAGAGCATGATTTATTAAGTTCACTGCTACAGTATAGGGAAGAAAGTGGTTCTTTAACAACAGATAATGTGATTGAAGAATGCAAGTTGTTTTACTTTGCCGGCCAAGTGACCACGGCCAACTTGCTTTCATGGACtatgattgttttatctatGCATCCAAATTGGCAAGAGAAGGCAAGAACAGAGGTGTTGAAGATTTTTGGCAAAAAAACACTTGACTATGAAGACATTAATCACCTCAAGATT GTGTCAATGATACTGTATGAAGTTTTGAGATTATACCCTCCTCTGGTAAACATCAACAAATACAATTGGTGTGAAACAAGAGTGGGAAACATTTCCATTCCAGCAGGGGTTGAACTGTGTTTACCTTTGTTACTTCTTCATTATGACAGTAACTATTGGGATGAGCCTGAAGAGTTCAACCCAGGTAGATTCAGTGAAGGGATTTCAAAAGCTTCAAAGGATCATATCGCTTTCTATCCATTTGGTGGGGGCTCAAGAATTTGTCCTGGCCAAAACTTTGCCATCTTAGAAGCAAAGATGGCTCTGGCTTTCATTCTTCAACACTTCTCTTTCCAACTCTCACCCACTTATGCTCATGCTCCAGCAACTTCTACTATTACTCTCACGCCACAGCATGGTGCTCCCATTATTATTCGTCGCACTTAG
- the LOC128196286 gene encoding protein SEMI-ROLLED LEAF 2-like, whose protein sequence is MSTSVSQNENSMRLYSWRAIVNDKGELNVPVDDAKNPGFWSRICVQNMAKLAKEGTTVRRVLESLFRYFDSANLWSPEHGLALSVLLNMQSIIENSGQNTHLLLSILVKHLDHKNVLKNPNMQLDIVGVITHLAKETRVQQSVAIIGALSDMMRHLRKSIHCSLDDSNLGSEIIQWNQKYRTEVDECLVQLTIKIADAGPVLDTMAVLLENMSNITVMARTLIAAVYRTAQIVASIPNISYQNKSFPEALFHQLLLAMVHADHETRVGAHRVFSVVLVPSSVCPQPSQEFASVKSADIQRMLSRNVSVFSSSAALFEKLERKQSSLPEDSNADAKVNDNSILNSNADAET, encoded by the exons atgtcgacatccgtttctcAAAACGAGAACTCAATGAGGCTTTATTCTTGGAGAGCGATAGTGAATGACAAAGGAGAACTTAACGTGCCTGT GGACGATGCCAAAAACCCTGGATTTTGGTCAAGGATTTGCGTACAAAATATGGCAAAGTTAGCTAAGGAGGGTACAACAGTTCGACGTGTTCTAGAGTCCTTGTTCCGCTATTTTGATAGTGCCAATCTGTGGTCTCCAGAACATGGGCTTGCTCTTTCTGTTCTGCTTAACATGCAGTCTATAATTGAAAATTCTG GACAGAATACACATTTGTTACTATCCATTTTAGTCAAGCACCTCGATCACAAGAATGTCTTAAAAAATCCTAATATGCAACTTGACATAGTTGGGGTTATTACGCATCTCGCTAAAGAAACAAGGGTTCAACAATCTGTGGCTATAATTGGTGCATTGAGTGATATGATGAGACACCTGCGAAAGAGCATACATTGCTCTCTAGATGATTCAAACTTGGGGTCCGAAATAATACAATGGAACCAAAAATACCGAACCGAAGTAGATGAATGCCTTGTACAATTAACAATTAAG ATTGCAGATGCAGGTCCTGTTCTTGATACCATGGCCGTGTTGTTGGAAAACATGTCTAATATTACTGTTATGGCCAGAACCTTGATTGCTGCAGTCTATAGAACTGCTCAAATAGTTGCTTCAATACCAAATATATCATATCAGAACAAG TCATTCCCTGAGGCATTATTTCATCAGTTACTTCTGGCAATGGTCCATGCAGACCATGAAACCAGGGTGGGTGCACACCGTGTATTTTCTGTTGTTCTCGTGCCATCTTCAGTTTGTCCTCAACCCTCTCAAGAGTTCGCTTCCGTAAAGTCTGCTGACATTCAAAGAATGCTCTCAAGAAATGTCTCTGTGTTTTCTTCTTCAGCTGCACTCTTTGAGAAATTGGAGAGGAAGCAAAGTTCATTGCCAGAAGATAGTAATGCAGATGCAAAGGTTAATGATAACTCCATTTTAAATAGTAATGCAGATGCAGAAacgtaa